A portion of the Sphingobacterium spiritivorum genome contains these proteins:
- a CDS encoding phage tail tape measure protein yields the protein MADLRYKVVLDDTEARKKLRELLSNTGVGSSTNTADDSKKSATSVDDVRNATLRLKEAQIANLNALKEARIEAQKQKQEQSELTTKFKEGQLTMQEFRLEQGKLNAARKEQSRIERELKKNLADNSEYAQLSKALNNVRRETKDLLAEMFKLERQGRSSSASYEMLKRKSEALTKQTQYLDKAIKRIDATVGQHQRNVGNYAQALENMSPIIARLNMNLALMGTSVSELAAGGAAGFSTLLSSVKSLGAGLASFLLTPVGAVIALLATLYSLIRAGGSVVIGFNSRLMSVSKTTGLAGAELNKFGDAIVELSRKLQVVSTDKLLEYATVAGQLGVKGRANLLAFAEALAKLETASDIKGEEGGTSIARTLTLVDGGVQNVKDFGDEIVNLGNNFAATEAEILSNAESIAQNTGVYKVGRRDVLAYAVATKAVGLEAEVVGSTFSRTLGEFEKMIRTGKGVADLSKVIGKSSQEISDQFKKDASSVFKDYINGLNRISLSGGSVNEALERTGVIAVRDQRVIATLATNGYATLSDALVKVGEAAGAMDREFETGASKLEQQLNRIGIAWDNFILSIEQGDGVLGKAAASIANLVANYADYMAKVVNPSSFQEWKSRVSFANDEADAIREVTLGYKDAAETFAGLSGFNVSTANYDKLKEKYEEVGSSIKELQVTTEKYKAYVKDGLLTEGGKRKIEDYTKLIQNLSGSMWQIELFMKSKAPQATEKIDFEQSEEERRKAERAAESARNKAEREAEARRQALERQRALQLSIDQLNEQSLRGQLSRDDQEVASIRDKYAKIREEVRKFYADPKNKGLRVDTGSLKGNEDFEISELQFKQETKRISENLAEQKALVDEYNSYLSKTSKEEADKRYSDQLSIIKNFKRNIQSEYEDLIALEKNASLKGFTGSSAELTQAQKERADYYKKYLESLNKEERLRLQEEFVSALNLSKGHNQKLIDIEKKYNDARLALGKNATKEQLEELNKRHNEETSAEVMASLQKEVQWEKTFSTLQYLSKSATNKSLKDIQDRLNKELSSGNLIKEHYEDLIGQVNSARIELNLQKSWIASTDAIKAYLELLRKAKKESKLEANIPVLKNEVFGTLSSDIGNASQLVGTLTDSFATLGVGSEDLQETLGKVGGALGDLSNLAGAIATGNPAAIVTASTKALTSVIDIFNTKDKKLQKQIDKYQEQLDSLTKSYDRLQRSISNSVGESLYSDSEKAINNLKEQQQKLQDMAKAEEDKKKTDKDKAKSFRDEMDKIDQEIEDIRKSITESLAQTSFKELSNELAEALVSAFEAGESAIDAMDDSFDKFIKNALANSLKLKLIEPIVNDMVNQVSQYMLANDNSLVGFNFDSWRDKLGEASKGFTNAMEEAYKGLGLSKDSSSTSSTSLSGAYARASQESIDLLAGQTGAMRAHLSELIQLQKNTDMTLKQCVDAAQSHLTQLILIERNTRVTADNASNYLPYLKGIESNTKGNLDMQLRAAGKFGF from the coding sequence ATGGCTGATTTAAGATATAAAGTAGTATTAGACGATACAGAAGCTCGCAAAAAATTACGCGAGCTTTTGTCGAATACGGGAGTTGGTTCCTCCACCAATACAGCAGACGATTCTAAAAAATCAGCTACAAGCGTAGATGATGTTCGCAATGCCACCTTGAGATTAAAAGAGGCTCAGATTGCAAATTTGAATGCTTTAAAGGAGGCAAGAATAGAAGCGCAAAAGCAGAAACAAGAGCAATCTGAGTTAACAACGAAGTTCAAAGAGGGACAACTTACTATGCAAGAGTTTCGTCTTGAACAAGGGAAGCTTAATGCTGCAAGAAAAGAACAATCAAGAATTGAAAGGGAGCTAAAGAAGAATCTTGCTGATAATAGTGAATATGCTCAGCTCTCAAAAGCATTAAATAATGTTAGAAGAGAAACCAAAGATTTACTTGCTGAGATGTTTAAATTGGAGCGTCAAGGTAGATCTAGTTCCGCTTCTTATGAAATGCTTAAAAGGAAATCAGAAGCATTAACAAAGCAAACTCAATATTTAGATAAAGCAATAAAGCGTATTGATGCTACAGTCGGCCAGCATCAGCGTAATGTCGGGAACTATGCACAGGCCTTAGAAAATATGTCTCCAATTATAGCACGGTTAAATATGAACCTGGCGTTGATGGGAACATCAGTAAGTGAATTAGCTGCTGGGGGAGCTGCAGGGTTCTCCACTTTACTGTCCAGTGTAAAATCATTAGGCGCTGGGCTTGCATCATTTCTTCTAACCCCTGTAGGAGCAGTAATCGCATTGCTAGCTACTTTGTATAGTTTAATTCGTGCTGGCGGATCGGTGGTTATTGGATTCAATTCTCGCCTAATGTCTGTCTCTAAGACTACCGGATTAGCTGGCGCAGAGCTTAATAAGTTTGGAGATGCAATCGTCGAATTATCAAGAAAACTACAAGTAGTAAGTACAGATAAGTTACTTGAATATGCTACTGTTGCCGGGCAGTTAGGCGTTAAAGGGAGAGCTAATCTACTGGCATTTGCCGAAGCATTAGCAAAGTTAGAGACGGCATCAGATATAAAGGGTGAAGAAGGTGGCACTTCTATCGCCAGGACGTTGACTCTTGTTGATGGTGGTGTACAGAATGTGAAGGACTTTGGTGATGAAATTGTAAACCTAGGAAATAACTTCGCAGCAACTGAAGCTGAGATCCTTTCAAATGCCGAATCAATTGCTCAGAATACTGGGGTATATAAAGTTGGTAGAAGAGATGTACTTGCGTATGCTGTAGCTACTAAAGCTGTTGGACTTGAAGCTGAGGTTGTTGGCTCTACTTTCTCTAGAACTTTAGGAGAGTTTGAAAAGATGATCAGGACAGGAAAAGGTGTCGCTGATCTTTCTAAAGTTATTGGTAAATCTTCTCAAGAAATTTCGGATCAATTTAAAAAAGACGCTTCATCTGTTTTTAAAGATTATATCAACGGGCTGAACAGAATTTCGCTTTCTGGTGGATCAGTAAATGAAGCTTTAGAAAGAACAGGTGTAATTGCAGTTCGAGATCAAAGGGTTATTGCCACTCTTGCAACTAATGGTTATGCTACTTTGAGTGACGCGTTAGTGAAAGTTGGAGAGGCGGCAGGTGCAATGGATAGGGAGTTTGAAACCGGAGCAAGTAAACTTGAGCAACAATTAAATAGAATTGGGATTGCATGGGACAACTTCATTTTATCAATTGAGCAAGGAGATGGTGTGCTTGGTAAAGCCGCAGCTAGTATCGCGAATCTTGTCGCTAATTATGCTGACTATATGGCAAAGGTTGTTAATCCATCCTCGTTTCAAGAATGGAAATCACGAGTATCATTTGCCAATGACGAGGCAGATGCAATCAGAGAAGTGACATTAGGATACAAAGATGCTGCAGAAACTTTTGCAGGGTTATCTGGGTTCAATGTTTCTACAGCTAATTATGATAAACTTAAAGAAAAATATGAAGAGGTCGGGTCATCAATTAAGGAATTGCAAGTTACTACTGAAAAATATAAAGCTTATGTAAAAGACGGATTATTAACTGAAGGGGGTAAGAGAAAGATTGAAGACTATACTAAGTTAATTCAAAACCTTAGTGGTTCAATGTGGCAGATTGAACTTTTCATGAAATCAAAAGCTCCTCAGGCTACAGAAAAAATAGATTTTGAACAATCAGAGGAGGAGAGAAGAAAAGCAGAAAGAGCAGCAGAGTCTGCACGAAATAAGGCTGAACGTGAAGCAGAAGCCCGTCGCCAGGCTTTAGAAAGACAGCGCGCATTACAGTTGTCAATTGATCAATTAAATGAGCAATCACTACGTGGGCAGTTGTCTCGAGATGATCAGGAAGTAGCTTCTATTCGTGATAAATATGCTAAGATCAGAGAGGAAGTCAGGAAGTTTTATGCTGATCCTAAAAATAAGGGTTTAAGAGTTGATACCGGGAGTCTTAAAGGGAATGAGGATTTTGAGATAAGCGAACTCCAATTTAAACAGGAAACTAAGAGAATATCTGAAAACCTCGCTGAACAAAAGGCTCTTGTGGATGAATACAATAGTTATTTATCGAAGACATCAAAAGAAGAAGCTGATAAAAGATATTCGGATCAATTATCTATTATTAAGAATTTCAAACGTAACATTCAAAGTGAATATGAGGATCTGATAGCTCTTGAAAAAAATGCTTCTTTAAAAGGATTTACCGGGTCCTCAGCAGAACTTACCCAAGCTCAGAAAGAGAGAGCTGATTATTATAAAAAGTATCTAGAATCCTTGAATAAAGAGGAAAGATTGAGATTGCAAGAGGAATTTGTTTCGGCTTTAAATCTATCTAAAGGCCATAATCAGAAGCTTATTGACATTGAGAAAAAATATAACGACGCAAGATTAGCATTAGGTAAAAATGCTACCAAAGAACAGTTGGAAGAATTAAACAAGCGCCATAATGAAGAAACAAGTGCCGAAGTTATGGCAAGCCTTCAAAAAGAGGTTCAGTGGGAAAAGACTTTTTCGACACTTCAATATTTAAGTAAATCGGCAACCAACAAATCTCTAAAAGATATACAGGATAGGCTTAATAAGGAATTAAGTAGTGGTAATTTAATTAAAGAACATTATGAAGATTTAATCGGCCAAGTGAATTCAGCTAGAATTGAACTTAACCTACAAAAATCTTGGATTGCTAGTACAGATGCTATTAAAGCTTACTTGGAACTATTAAGAAAAGCCAAAAAAGAAAGTAAGCTGGAAGCGAATATTCCTGTATTGAAAAATGAGGTTTTTGGAACTCTATCAAGCGATATTGGTAATGCGTCACAACTAGTAGGCACACTTACTGATTCCTTTGCAACTCTAGGAGTTGGTAGTGAGGATTTACAGGAAACTTTAGGTAAGGTTGGAGGCGCACTTGGTGACTTGAGCAATCTTGCAGGAGCTATAGCAACAGGTAATCCAGCAGCTATAGTAACAGCATCAACTAAGGCATTAACTTCAGTAATTGATATTTTCAATACAAAGGATAAAAAGCTACAAAAGCAGATTGATAAATATCAAGAACAGCTAGATAGCTTAACTAAGTCATATGATAGACTTCAGCGTAGCATCTCCAATTCCGTAGGTGAATCGTTATACTCCGACAGCGAAAAAGCTATAAATAACCTGAAAGAACAACAGCAGAAACTTCAGGATATGGCAAAGGCTGAAGAAGATAAAAAGAAGACCGATAAAGATAAAGCAAAATCTTTCAGGGATGAGATGGATAAGATCGATCAAGAAATTGAGGATATCCGCAAAAGCATCACAGAGTCTTTAGCTCAAACTTCATTCAAGGAACTTTCAAATGAACTTGCGGAAGCATTAGTATCTGCATTTGAAGCAGGTGAAAGTGCTATAGATGCTATGGATGACAGTTTTGATAAATTCATAAAAAATGCTTTGGCAAATAGTCTCAAGCTAAAGCTGATTGAGCCAATTGTCAATGATATGGTTAATCAGGTTTCACAATATATGTTGGCTAATGATAACAGTCTTGTTGGCTTCAATTTCGATTCCTGGAGAGATAAACTTGGAGAAGCGTCAAAAGGATTCACAAATGCAATGGAAGAAGCATATAAGGGATTAGGGTTATCAAAAGATAGTAGTTCAACTTCATCAACATCCCTAAGCGGAGCCTATGCCAGAGCAAGCCAAGAAAGTATTGATCTGCTTGCTGGGCAAACGGGCGCAATGAGAGCTCATTTGTCAGAATTAATTCAGCTTCAAAAAAATACTGACATGACTTTAAAGCAATGCGTAGACGCAGCTCAATCTCATTTGACACAACTGATTCTCATTGAACGAAACACGCGTGTTACAGCTGATAATGCAAGCAATTACCTCCCCTATCTCAAAGGTATTGAATCTAACACAAAGGGAAACTTAGATATGCAGTTAAGGGCTGCAGGTAAATTCGGATTTTAA